A single region of the Rhinoraja longicauda isolate Sanriku21f chromosome 12, sRhiLon1.1, whole genome shotgun sequence genome encodes:
- the wbp4 gene encoding WW domain-binding protein 4 isoform X1: MADYWKSQPKKFCEYCKCWIADNKPSVEFHERGKNHQENVARKISEIKKKSLDKAKEEERIAKEFAEMENAAMKAYQEDLKRLGLNIPASSSSTTEKKPSVKVSDTQCGTKKSKANVWVKGVSPEGYTYYYDTGTGESQWEKPEGFQGSLNFVQSEVAQQNLSASSWVEEATPEGSTYYYNLITRASQWEKPEGFIASSECSDAACKDKTEPAGSTKEFITEEHFEKNTEDYSPGEEDQLPKDIEASIPQSETIASLQKQNVAGIESDAKSEKTPDTEVEITLPQDEHQQEAKKAFKKKTVNPYGEWEAVRAEEEEQIDLQLPKVEYAAPIVIDVSHEPKVKFKQKEITSLGSDAGGETVFKKRKVENEKTRNFRRKGNDN; this comes from the exons GGCGGATTATTGGAAGTCCCAGCCAAAGAAGTTCTGCgagtactgcaaatgctggatagCAGACAATAAGCCT AGTGTGGAGTTCCATGAAAGGGGAAAGAACCATCAAGAAAATGTGGCAAGGAAGATCAGTGAG ATTAAAAAGAAAAGCTTGGATAAAGCAAAAGAAGAGGAGAGAATTGCAAAGGAATTTGCCGAGATGGAGAATGCAGCTATGAAAGCTTATCAGGAAGATCTGAAGAGGCTTGGACTAAATATTCCAG CTTCATCATCAAGCACAACTGAAAAAAAGCCATCAGTAAAGGTTTCTGATACACAATGTGGTACAAAGAAAAGTAAAGCAAACGTCTGGGTGAAAGGAGTCTCACCTGAAGGATATACCTATTACTATGACACTGGAACAGGAG AATCACAATGGGAAAAGCCTGAAGGGTTCCAAGGGAGCTTAAACTTTGTGCAGAGTGAAGTTGCACAACAG AACCTGTCAGCCTCTTCATGGGTAGAAGAAGCTACTCCAGAAGGCAGCACCTACTATTACAATCTTATAACAAGAG CATCGCAATGGGAAAAGCCGGAGGGCTTCATCGCTTCTAGTGAATGCTCAGATGCAGCATGCAAGGATAAGACTGAGCCAGCAGGGTCCACAAAAGAATTCATAACAGAGGAACATTTTGAGAAAAACACTGAAGATTACTCCCCTGGAGAAGAGGACCAGCTGCCTAAAGACATAGAGGCTTCCATTCCACAAAGTGAAACAATCGCCTCTCTCCAG AAGCAAAATGTTGCAGGAATTGAAAGTGATGCAAAGTCTGAAAAAACACCCGATACAGAGGTAGAAATCACATTGCCCCAGGATGAGCATCAACAAGAAGCAAAAAAAGCCTTCAAGAAGAAGACTGTAAACCCATATGGGGAATGGGAAGCTGTAAGAGCGGAAGAAGA AGAACAGATAGACCTGCAGCTGCCTAAGGTAGAGTACGCTGCTCCAATAGTGATTGATGTAAGCCACGAACCCAAAGTCAAGTTTAAACAGAAAGAAATAACTTCACTGGGAAGCGATGCAGGAGGAGAGACTgtgtttaaaaaaaggaaagttGAAAATGAAAAAACTAGGAACTTTCGGCGAAAAGGGAATGATAACTGA
- the wbp4 gene encoding WW domain-binding protein 4 isoform X2, translated as MADYWKSQPKKFCEYCKCWIADNKPSVEFHERGKNHQENVARKISEIKKKSLDKAKEEERIAKEFAEMENAAMKAYQEDLKRLGLNIPASSSSTTEKKPSVKVSDTQCGTKKSKANVWVKGVSPEGYTYYYDTGTGGKNSSQWEKPEGFIASSECSDAACKDKTEPAGSTKEFITEEHFEKNTEDYSPGEEDQLPKDIEASIPQSETIASLQKQNVAGIESDAKSEKTPDTEVEITLPQDEHQQEAKKAFKKKTVNPYGEWEAVRAEEEEQIDLQLPKVEYAAPIVIDVSHEPKVKFKQKEITSLGSDAGGETVFKKRKVENEKTRNFRRKGNDN; from the exons GGCGGATTATTGGAAGTCCCAGCCAAAGAAGTTCTGCgagtactgcaaatgctggatagCAGACAATAAGCCT AGTGTGGAGTTCCATGAAAGGGGAAAGAACCATCAAGAAAATGTGGCAAGGAAGATCAGTGAG ATTAAAAAGAAAAGCTTGGATAAAGCAAAAGAAGAGGAGAGAATTGCAAAGGAATTTGCCGAGATGGAGAATGCAGCTATGAAAGCTTATCAGGAAGATCTGAAGAGGCTTGGACTAAATATTCCAG CTTCATCATCAAGCACAACTGAAAAAAAGCCATCAGTAAAGGTTTCTGATACACAATGTGGTACAAAGAAAAGTAAAGCAAACGTCTGGGTGAAAGGAGTCTCACCTGAAGGATATACCTATTACTATGACACTGGAACAGGAGGTAAGAATT CATCGCAATGGGAAAAGCCGGAGGGCTTCATCGCTTCTAGTGAATGCTCAGATGCAGCATGCAAGGATAAGACTGAGCCAGCAGGGTCCACAAAAGAATTCATAACAGAGGAACATTTTGAGAAAAACACTGAAGATTACTCCCCTGGAGAAGAGGACCAGCTGCCTAAAGACATAGAGGCTTCCATTCCACAAAGTGAAACAATCGCCTCTCTCCAG AAGCAAAATGTTGCAGGAATTGAAAGTGATGCAAAGTCTGAAAAAACACCCGATACAGAGGTAGAAATCACATTGCCCCAGGATGAGCATCAACAAGAAGCAAAAAAAGCCTTCAAGAAGAAGACTGTAAACCCATATGGGGAATGGGAAGCTGTAAGAGCGGAAGAAGA AGAACAGATAGACCTGCAGCTGCCTAAGGTAGAGTACGCTGCTCCAATAGTGATTGATGTAAGCCACGAACCCAAAGTCAAGTTTAAACAGAAAGAAATAACTTCACTGGGAAGCGATGCAGGAGGAGAGACTgtgtttaaaaaaaggaaagttGAAAATGAAAAAACTAGGAACTTTCGGCGAAAAGGGAATGATAACTGA
- the wbp4 gene encoding WW domain-binding protein 4 isoform X3, which translates to MADYWKSQPKKFCEYCKCWIADNKPSVEFHERGKNHQENVARKISEIKKKSLDKAKEEERIAKEFAEMENAAMKAYQEDLKRLGLNIPASSSSTTEKKPSVKVSDTQCGTKKSKANVWVKGVSPEGYTYYYDTGTGASQWEKPEGFIASSECSDAACKDKTEPAGSTKEFITEEHFEKNTEDYSPGEEDQLPKDIEASIPQSETIASLQKQNVAGIESDAKSEKTPDTEVEITLPQDEHQQEAKKAFKKKTVNPYGEWEAVRAEEEEQIDLQLPKVEYAAPIVIDVSHEPKVKFKQKEITSLGSDAGGETVFKKRKVENEKTRNFRRKGNDN; encoded by the exons GGCGGATTATTGGAAGTCCCAGCCAAAGAAGTTCTGCgagtactgcaaatgctggatagCAGACAATAAGCCT AGTGTGGAGTTCCATGAAAGGGGAAAGAACCATCAAGAAAATGTGGCAAGGAAGATCAGTGAG ATTAAAAAGAAAAGCTTGGATAAAGCAAAAGAAGAGGAGAGAATTGCAAAGGAATTTGCCGAGATGGAGAATGCAGCTATGAAAGCTTATCAGGAAGATCTGAAGAGGCTTGGACTAAATATTCCAG CTTCATCATCAAGCACAACTGAAAAAAAGCCATCAGTAAAGGTTTCTGATACACAATGTGGTACAAAGAAAAGTAAAGCAAACGTCTGGGTGAAAGGAGTCTCACCTGAAGGATATACCTATTACTATGACACTGGAACAGGAG CATCGCAATGGGAAAAGCCGGAGGGCTTCATCGCTTCTAGTGAATGCTCAGATGCAGCATGCAAGGATAAGACTGAGCCAGCAGGGTCCACAAAAGAATTCATAACAGAGGAACATTTTGAGAAAAACACTGAAGATTACTCCCCTGGAGAAGAGGACCAGCTGCCTAAAGACATAGAGGCTTCCATTCCACAAAGTGAAACAATCGCCTCTCTCCAG AAGCAAAATGTTGCAGGAATTGAAAGTGATGCAAAGTCTGAAAAAACACCCGATACAGAGGTAGAAATCACATTGCCCCAGGATGAGCATCAACAAGAAGCAAAAAAAGCCTTCAAGAAGAAGACTGTAAACCCATATGGGGAATGGGAAGCTGTAAGAGCGGAAGAAGA AGAACAGATAGACCTGCAGCTGCCTAAGGTAGAGTACGCTGCTCCAATAGTGATTGATGTAAGCCACGAACCCAAAGTCAAGTTTAAACAGAAAGAAATAACTTCACTGGGAAGCGATGCAGGAGGAGAGACTgtgtttaaaaaaaggaaagttGAAAATGAAAAAACTAGGAACTTTCGGCGAAAAGGGAATGATAACTGA
- the wbp4 gene encoding WW domain-binding protein 4 isoform X4 — protein MENAAMKAYQEDLKRLGLNIPASSSSTTEKKPSVKVSDTQCGTKKSKANVWVKGVSPEGYTYYYDTGTGESQWEKPEGFQGSLNFVQSEVAQQNLSASSWVEEATPEGSTYYYNLITRASQWEKPEGFIASSECSDAACKDKTEPAGSTKEFITEEHFEKNTEDYSPGEEDQLPKDIEASIPQSETIASLQKQNVAGIESDAKSEKTPDTEVEITLPQDEHQQEAKKAFKKKTVNPYGEWEAVRAEEEEQIDLQLPKVEYAAPIVIDVSHEPKVKFKQKEITSLGSDAGGETVFKKRKVENEKTRNFRRKGNDN, from the exons ATGGAGAATGCAGCTATGAAAGCTTATCAGGAAGATCTGAAGAGGCTTGGACTAAATATTCCAG CTTCATCATCAAGCACAACTGAAAAAAAGCCATCAGTAAAGGTTTCTGATACACAATGTGGTACAAAGAAAAGTAAAGCAAACGTCTGGGTGAAAGGAGTCTCACCTGAAGGATATACCTATTACTATGACACTGGAACAGGAG AATCACAATGGGAAAAGCCTGAAGGGTTCCAAGGGAGCTTAAACTTTGTGCAGAGTGAAGTTGCACAACAG AACCTGTCAGCCTCTTCATGGGTAGAAGAAGCTACTCCAGAAGGCAGCACCTACTATTACAATCTTATAACAAGAG CATCGCAATGGGAAAAGCCGGAGGGCTTCATCGCTTCTAGTGAATGCTCAGATGCAGCATGCAAGGATAAGACTGAGCCAGCAGGGTCCACAAAAGAATTCATAACAGAGGAACATTTTGAGAAAAACACTGAAGATTACTCCCCTGGAGAAGAGGACCAGCTGCCTAAAGACATAGAGGCTTCCATTCCACAAAGTGAAACAATCGCCTCTCTCCAG AAGCAAAATGTTGCAGGAATTGAAAGTGATGCAAAGTCTGAAAAAACACCCGATACAGAGGTAGAAATCACATTGCCCCAGGATGAGCATCAACAAGAAGCAAAAAAAGCCTTCAAGAAGAAGACTGTAAACCCATATGGGGAATGGGAAGCTGTAAGAGCGGAAGAAGA AGAACAGATAGACCTGCAGCTGCCTAAGGTAGAGTACGCTGCTCCAATAGTGATTGATGTAAGCCACGAACCCAAAGTCAAGTTTAAACAGAAAGAAATAACTTCACTGGGAAGCGATGCAGGAGGAGAGACTgtgtttaaaaaaaggaaagttGAAAATGAAAAAACTAGGAACTTTCGGCGAAAAGGGAATGATAACTGA